The window ctgctgcaAGCGCAGTGAGCCGCTGAGCGTCTCGCCTGCCAGTCCGTCGATTGTGGAAGCATCCGGgttgcgcgcaggcgcgataCAACCCCCAAGGAAGTCGTAGAGTTTGGACGGTCTCTGTCGATACAGTTGGAGAATTCATGAGACGCTTTCgacagcagaagaagacCAAACGCAACGCAGCCGTTTCTACAGGTATAGCGATATTTCAACGTCTAAGCGGTCGTTCGCCCGCGATCTCTCCTTGGTGGTGTGACGGGGCGACGCTCTCCCGTCTCTCGCACCCTGCCCTTCCAAGAATGCCCGCGGCTAACTAACTGCAGTTGAGCTACATGCGTTACATATTATCGTGCAGGGATGGTTTACGGAAGCGCGGTAACCATCTTCCGAGGACATTTTCCTATCCTGCGTTCTTTTTCATTATTTGTTACCAATGACTTCGTCCGCGGACTTGGTCATCTGCGCGTAATGATGGAAACGCATCGGCGGGGATTTCCCTGAACTTCCCGCCTCCGTAGCATCGAGGCAGCTCGCATCGTCAGTTGTGTGGAAGTGAGccgtctttcttcctccttcatCTTGCGCCACTTCCTCTGGTAATTGCAGAGAGACTGGATATCGTCACCTGCTGCTAATTTCCGCCCTTTGAGAATCGCAGCCCAcgcgcgctcgtctctcAGCACCTGCTAGTTGTTGTGACAGACAACTACCGTTTCACCCACGTTGCATTTCGTTACATCCGCTTCAAGCAGTTCGTTCCTGTGTGATTGCCTGCTCTTTCTTTGTCGGTTGTCGCGTGCACTACCGTTCGTCACCCTAGCGAGACTCCTGGTCGCGTCCATGGCTTCCGCGGTGTTGGTTGAGTCGCGGGCCTCTCTTTGAACTTCGTGTTGGTGGCTCTGTAGAGCCTGGCGTGCGCTCTCAACGAAGCAAATCTGGTTTTCCCCCTGGTACTGGAGGCCGGGAGGCGGTTTTCACGCAAAGGTTCCTGCGAGGACTTCGAGTGCAGGGGCGGGATTCGCCCGAGCATTCGTGGAGACCTCGACGGTGGCTCCAGGGGTCGCTGCCGTTACAGAGCATCGTAActctctttttttccccTCTTCGTTTCTCCCTTCTCGGTGAACAAGATGGCGAGTGAGCCGTTTATCGACTTCAAGCCTTCCAAGGCGGGGCTTCCGCCGATCCCGCCGTCCCCGTCGCAGAGCAGCGCGGAGGATGAGCCTCTCGTGTCgggcgagaaaaagaaggacaAGAAGGATCGCTTGAACGTCATGAAAACCAAGTCGCTGATGATGGTGAATTCCTCAGCGGCTTTGGACGGCTGTGACGACCAGCTTCTTCCCGCGACATTTCGCGCCCTGGAACGCGACTTAAACTTTCACCCCTCGCTGCTAGGCTACATTACTTTGGCTCAGACAATGtgcctttctcttctgtgTCCTCTGTGGGGATATCTGTCGGATCGGCACTCTCGGAAGTGGCTTCTCGCGTTTGGAACTTCCGCTTGGGGGCTGACTACGACCCTCCTGGGCCTAGTTTCAGAGTTCTGGCAGGTGAGTTCGGCTGTAAAAACGACGATTCGAAGCGTTATGGATTTCGTGCAAATGATTTCCTGAAGCGGTTTCACGCGTTAGACGGTGCGTGCAGCAAGCCGGGGGTCGTGAGCGGTGTTGCGGACTCGTTTgaccgccgcgcgtcttcagTAGGGAAAGTGCCTGTAGGCACTGACGTGGAAGCGAGCGTTTGACCCATTGCAGTCGGGAAGCTTTGCCAAGAACGCTGTTGAAATCGTAAACTGTTTCTTTGCAAGTGCTGACAAAGCGCGGACGACTCATGTTGACTGAGCGAACCGTGCACGTGAGGAGGTTGCGTTTGCGTCTGGTCGTGGGCAAGTGGCAGCGTTTGGCGTTTTGCCTGTGACTCGTCGTGGATCTGAGACGCGCGCCCGTTACCTCTCCCGTGTGTGCTTTTTTTCAGGTGACATTGCTTCGTGCGATGAATGGAGTTTTTCTCGGAAGTGTGGGCCCCATTTCTCAAAGCATTTTAGCCGATACAGCGTCCAGCAAGAGCCTGGGATACTCTTTTGGCTTGATCCAACTCTGCTCTTGCATTGGCCGTCTCGTTGGTGGCGTCGTCACCACGTCCGTAGCGCTGCTTGACGTTGGCGTTCTTCGGGTAAGAGGCGCCCACGACTACTGTCACCTGTCGTCTCTAGCTGGCAAGATGATGGCTTGCCCAAGGCGTCCTCTCAGATCTGCTGTTGAGTGACTCGGACGGGAAGCACTGTTGTAGCCGGAAATCGTGCTAAACGGGAAAGCGATCTCAAGATACAGGCATGCCTCCTGGGTGCCGACAATGCCTCCCCCGCCTACCGTcccttcctcccccctcccctcccacCCGCACACAAACACAGCCGTTCGGATGTGCACTGGGTTTCGGATGTTTGTGTTCTTCAGGGCTGGAGGGTGTGCTTTTTCTGTGTCGGAGGCGCCAGCATCGTCCTCGGCATCCTCATTGCCATTTTTCTTGAGGAAATTCCCCGAAAGAAGTCACGACGACGCGCTAAGTTGCTCGATGAAAGCGGCGGCACTGGAGGCCCGGCTCCCCAGCCTCAAGAGGAGCAAAACTGGCTGAGTTTTTTCAAGGATGTTTTCTCCCAGTCTCTCTCCACCCCGTCCATCGTCATCATTCTTGCTGAAGTAAGTTGAGCTTGATTCCTCTTAGTCAGGGGGTTGGTCGGTGTGTGCAGCATATCAGTTGTTTTGCGTAGCATACATTCTCTGGCTTGGGTAGGTTCAACGTAGACGCCGCCCTGTGGCAGTCTCGTTCGTTGGTTTGCGTGATTGTTCCAGGCAAACTCCACACTTTTCGCGGGCTCCGCAGCTTTCTGGAAGTTGCACGCATACATTAGTTAGCTCGATTtgctgccgcgcggagagcgcagaagggcgcggcgcagcgaacaGGCGCCTTGTCCACCCTAGCCCCAGACCCCTAAACGCCACCATCCTCGTTTTGGATTGTGCTGTGTTGTCGACAGGGTCTGTTGGGTACCGTGCCGTGGTCGGCCTTCAGTTTCAACACCATGTACTTCCAGTACTGCGCGATGTCGGATCTCGAGGCTGCTGTGCTCACTGGGTCACTGCTCATTGgtgcagccgccggcggtgTCATGGGAGGACTCCTCGGCGACCACCTTTTCCACTGGAGCCGCGGGCACGGCCGCCCCCTTGTCGGTGAGGCTGCCGCTCAAGTGCTCAAAGCGTCTGCACGGATGCTTCTCGTTGCCTGCCGTCCTGATGAAGTGTTTGgtctcgcggcgcgtgtctgccgtcATGAGTCGTTACACGCGTGTCAGTGGCAGCAGCCTGACGCAGCGTGTGTCTTGATGAAAACTTGGATAGTCGTATAGTGCGGCAGGGCAGAGCTATATCGCAGAGAAGGTGTAGAGGACGTGCGGGAGTGATGGAGACGCAACCAGTGCGACCGAACCACCTGGAAACGTGCTTGGGTCTTTTTTAGAGAATCCAGTGAGGGGCAGTCCACACTGCATCTTCTCTGGGTCGGCCGCGCCGTGAGGAAGCGCAGGACCGTTTGTGTAGCGGTGTGGAAGCAGACGTGTGCTGGCCTCAACGGGAAGGTGTCATGAGTTTTTGTCAGTTCTGCTGAGACGTCATTTCAGCAGGAGGAAGTGTTGCGTGCAACGCATTGCGATCTTGCCAGTGTTTGGTGCTGCTCGTGGCTCGGTGGACAGGCCAAGTCGCGATGCTTTGCCGAATTCCTCTTCTCGTTCTCGCGTACGTCGTGGTCCCGAAGGAGGAAGATTATTTCTACGCGTATTTCATTATCGCTCTTCTGGTCGGCTTCACGTCCATGAGTGGAGTTGCAGTCAATCGCCCAATCCTTTCAGACGTCGTTCGTCCCGACCACAAGGGAACCGTTTTTGCCATTGTAAGTCGCGTCAATCGGTAGCTCTGATGAATTCCCGGACTGCGGAGCCGTGGTagcgcgcgcagcgtgaGCCAAATAGGGCTTGTGGTATTGCTGTCCTGAGCGTGCACTTCAGTCCCATTTGATTTGCGGCCCTTTCAGGATCGTTTCGCTTTTTGAATGGCATATTGTATGGGGTCTCTTTTCCCCGTGCAGACCGTTGCCCTGGAAGGTAGCAGCGCGGCCATCTTGGGCGCACCTTTGGTCGGCTTCTTGGCTGAATCCGCTTTTGGATACGAGAGAACGTCACTCCTCGTCAAAGACATGCCGTCGCACCTCAGACTGGGCAATGCAGAGGCCCTTGCGaagtctctttttcttcttacGGTGATTCCCTGGTCGATCTCGTTCTTCCTTTACGGCATGCTTCACTTCACTTACGGTGAGCGGCGGTAACGAGTAGTCGTAgcccgcggacgcgggaCGCGTTACGGGTCGTGTCGTCCGTAGGGCTGAACAAGCGAGCCCAGGCAGCGGGCGCTAACGTGCAGGAGTTGGACGCTGTCACGATGATTTTTGTCGTATTCAGATTCCGTTGTTGGTTTCCGTTGTCGCACATGCCTCCACGATGTGCGTCACCCGCCATTATACGAGCGACGACAGTGCTTGTCTTTTTTGTCGCACGTGTCAGGAATACGGGGCTCTCGTGTAGGCGTAGTCTACACGCTGCGGTATGATCTCCGTCTTGGGCAAGTCTTGTGAATTCGCTCCATCATCAAATTTGTCTGGTTCTGCTCCTTACACTGCGCACGTTTTTTTTCCAGAGAAAGATCAAATTGCGCTGGCGAAAATTGTTCGAGATGAATACGAACACGGTGATGATGATGAAGTGGAAACAGCGATCGAAGGTAGAGCAGGCCGAGGAATGGATGACCCAGAGCGCTCTGGTGGAGCTGTCGATTCTTCCTCGGATAGCGAGAACGATATGAGACGACCCATGGGAGAAGCGTAGTCGATGAATGCCGGGAGCGCAATTTTGCGTATGATTTGTCAGCACGATTTGTGACAAGGATGTGAATGTAGTGCCAGAAACACATGAAGTGCTCTTGAAAGCTAGGACTTACGACACTCTTCACACTCAGCGAAGTGTGCACACTGCGGTACTGTGCACATCAATTGCTTACGCGCAGTTTCGGGTCAGCGTGCTAGCCGTCCAATACGCGGAAGTTCTGCAGTGTCAGTGGACGTAAGCAACCTGTTTTTAGAGGAGATGGAGAGCAACACCATTGGCTGACAGGTATGAACTTCCGAGCTGCAGTCCCGCACTCCGTGGAACTTTTTTAATTGTGTCTGTGTCGCCCACTTGCAATCGTGTGCGAATAGCTGAGGGCAATGAAGGCGCACAGAGATTTCCCTGAGTACCGTATCATGCTACACTGTGTAACGCTTGGGCTGTCGGCGTGTGGAGTGAAGTCCCCCGCCTCAACTGTTGATGAAAACTTTAAGGTTTATGATCCGCCAGCTTTCTAAATATGTGACTGGAACGACCGCGTCTCTAAGCATTTCGATGCTCGTCGTAACGCATAGgggggcggctgctgcagggaCATAAGGGTAGTTGTTCATGTGGGTGGGATGCTCGCGCTAATGAAGCTAACACGACGCAACCCAGATCGGTAATGCGCGCCATCCTCAGGGAGATGCCCCCCACCCGGCAGCGAGTCGCCTTGAGTCTAAACCAGATGCACGTAGAAACTGCCGAGAATACGTTTTATGAAGGAAGGACTGCAACCTGATAGATAGTATGCGCGTTTTATAGCTGCGAGTCATGAGGCGCCCTGAGGATGGGCTAGGCTACGTGCGGGAAGGAACCTGGTGACCCAGCATATTCGTGAGTCCTCCTGGTCACAAGGAATAGCAGGACCTCGTCTGCCTTGGATGCATTCCAGGCCGTATCCCAGTAGCCTGTGCAGAATGTGTCGTGTCGAAAGGAGGTGGAGACAGAAGCGATACCGAGGTCCTACCGTCTGGTGGCTGTGGGGGGTTGTGAACTAGGGTAATTGTTCAAGAGCCACGCTACACTGTAGGGTTACCACACGGACGAGGAGCGgtgccttctccttctccgtaATACTACCAGTGGAGAAAATTGACTTCCAGAATGATAGCGGCACTATTGCACGTCAAGCAGAAGCTGTGGTTGAAGCTGATGAAGCTAATCATAGCCCAGTAATAAACAGATACATGAGATATATGAGTCGACATCTGGCTCTAAATGGACCTTGTGGATCACGGTGCCATCGCCCCCCATGCATGCTGCCGCAGTTGGTACAGTAACAGTGTCCGCCCCGTTTCTACCCTGATTCAGGAGATTTAGCACTCTAGAATCTCACGTTGAGATGCACTGGCATTTTCTATTCGGCCGCATATTGCTTGCTGGGCCTTCCAAAAGTGGATCTTCTGGCAGCTGCACATCCACGTGGCACACGGTGTTTTGTctatgctctgcatgcgAGCAGGCATGAGACTTGGTTTTTGCAGGCACACTTTCAATGAGAATAGCTGAGCTGTCTTGTTCCCTACCAAACTGAAGGGATGCATATTATTTTTACATTTCAAGGAAAGTGGGGCTGCAGTAGCTCCACTTCAGCTGAGCACTGGCAACCGGGCCGATTTATGTCGCTCTCCTGTCAGCCACTTGAAGGCGAGTTCCCGACTTGCTTGCCTCCGCATATCCGCCACTTTTTACCGACTCGGACGGTTTCTGATGCGCTATACCTGAAGCTGTGTTGCTTCAGGATATTTGCGGTTTCATATAGTTTTGCCACTCATGGGTAGGAGCCGCTTGCTGCTCGCTGATCCAGCGAGCCGCGGTGAGAGTTGCAGCCTTCTGCCGTCTCTCCGTCTCGGGGAACTGCGCATCGATCGTGAAGCTCTGCGGATTGTTTGCGAAGACAGGGTGCCTTCGGCAAAGGCAGATCAGTTTCCGGTGGACGTCGCTTCGGGGGAACCCGACGGTGAAACCGCATGGCTGCCGCGGACtgacgcagccgccgccgacccaGCGCTATCCAGCGCCGCCTTGAAAACTTGCCGCCGGCACGTTTGCGAAGGCTGTGGACATAGTCGCGCGTTCTGGTGTGGGAGTTGCCACCAGGCAGTAGGCTCGCCGGAGGCTTTGGCGCGAATTCCCCGTCTTGAGTTGCCTCTAACGTTTCACATAGTTCGACATCCCAAGGAGAAAGCAACGAAATCATCAGCTGTCCCCCTGTCCATTCTGGCGCCCGGACAAGTCCACATTCACATGTTTCCTGATCTCCCTCCGGCGCTTTTCACTGAGGGCGATGCTGCAGCGGTGTCTGCAGGAGACGTGCGAGAACATGGAcagggcgcgaggaggcgacttCACGTGCTCCTgccggacgacgacgcgacgTCGATCGATCAGGTAAACTGGGAAGAGGTGGAAGGTTGCATACTTCTCGACTGTACGTGGTTCCAGGTTCCTGGCATGCGCCGGCATCCCGCACTGGCTCAGCTACCGAAGATCTCCTTAGGCGCACACAGCTCAGTCTTCTGGCGACAGCATAAACACAACGAGCCCTGCTACCTCTCTACCGCAGAGTGCGTGTATTACGTTCTTCTTGCATGCCACGAGGCTACTGAGAGGGACACGTCTCAGGCACTCGCAAAGAGAATAAAGACTGGTCAAGAAACCGCCATACACAATGAGTCTGCATTCCCTGTAGTGGAGGAGCCAGGCTCGACAAAATCCCCTGGGCTGCGAATCTCAGAAACTTCGCAGGACGAAAGTGAAGATAGTGTTACTTTTAGTACACGTCGGTGCATATCTTCTCCGGAAAAGACGAGGCGTGTGAGTCCACACCCGCGAACTGGTTGCCGTGATCCACATGGGTTCTCGAGGCCTGAGATCAGCAGAGAGTCCTCCAGCGCACCGGACTGCCTAGACAGCAGGCCCCGACCAACGTCGAAGCAGGATATGGAGGAAACCGAGAAGCTGCAGGAGAATCCACATGTAAATCGGGGGCGCCTCTACGACGGGAGGTATGACAACATTTTGTTTTACTTCGTTCTGTGCCACAGTATTGTCTTAGACGATCAACGCAGGCGGCTTGAGGAAAGGCAAATCAAGGGTCGTCTGATTGACAACGGGCATATTTGAAGCGGACGCGGCTCTGTCTTGCTCGGAGACAAGTTAGCAGCGCCTTTGTGGGAGCTCGCAGTCTCTGTCTCAACtactctgcgtctgcgctccCGACATTTCCCTGTTGTCCGAATCCCGTCTCCTCGCTATTCCCACTTTTTTCCCCTGCAGGTATCTGTCTACACCCTGTTTTTCCATTTTAACTTTTGCTCTTCCCGTTCCTCCTACTAGATGCACTTTCTCTGGTACacctctgcttcgcgtgcgtGACGGACTGTTATCAGTGAAAAGAAGTCTGCTTCCATGCGCAGCTTTGCAGAAGGCCTGGGTGCTAAAGAAACAGTCACCTTGTGTCCGACGGAGATTGTGAATCTGCGCGTTCGCTTGCACCTTCCGTCCACTTGTTGAAAACGCAGAAATCCGCAAGCGCCCCATGCGCCTCCGATGATGCGGTGGGTTTCTCTCAGTTTGCTATACCCTTTTCGCACTCAAGATGAATCGCTGCTATCCATACCAGTGCTTGCATGACAGATGGAGAGGACCATGGCTGGATGGCCGATTTACTGCTCAAGCCAGTCTGAATTCAACCACCCGTCGATTCCCATTCTCTAAGTATCTGGTTGTATATCACATATTGTGGCAATATATTGATGTAAATATATGCTTGCATCCGTGGTCGGGTCGCCGAACGAGCGGAGACCACACGGAAGAAGAGCACCTGGCTTGCAGCCACTGCCACAGTGACTCTagagaggaaaaacgaaCAACCCGAGTTCAAAGGAGGTACACAGGCAAAGTGTGGGCACTGTAGTCGAAAAATAACGTAACAGACCTTGTAAGAATACGGAGTGCGATCTTTGAACAGAAGAAATTTCCAGCCACGCCCTAAGGGGCGCCCGCGTGAGCAATGGTCCATCGTAGAAAGTTGACCCGTGCGCGAGTGAAGCAGACCGATGTCTCAGTTTTTGATTCCTTCTTGTCTGCCCATGCATTCACATATTCACGTCTTGCGGGCCTGCGCGTTGATGTAGCAGAAGATGAAATACGTGGTGGCAGCAGATGGCACGGGCGAATGTGACTGCAGTCAATTATGGAGACAGTAACGATAGCGGCACGACCCGAATACGGGAGTTATTTCTTCGTTTATGACATGAGGTCTGTAAAAGGGCGTACCACTCCAGTTGGTTCCAGCACTGGTTGTTTGTATTATGGTGAGCTCCGTCTCTCTAAGCTTTGGGGGGTGCTGTATAGCGGCAAACAGAGAAACACAAACTCTCACTTTGGAACGAGAAATCAGCGCTGTAATTCCCTTGATGATGCATGCGAGGCATCCCTGCTCGAATTCCACCCAGCCGCTGCACGCCTCTCCACGCGAAGCTCCGCCGTGTGACGTACTCAACCCCATTTCGCCTGCGTTCGCAGAGAAGTGGAATCGAACCGCGATATGTCAGATATTTTATTTATGCTTTCCGGACCGTCCTGTGCAGACTCTGCGCTCTGGGGAACATGTAGCGAGGTACGTCGTACCCTGGCGCGCATCTGCATTCTTTGTCGCGCTGCACAGGGAAAGGTTAGATGCGAACTATAGCAAGCCGGAATTTTCACCACCGCTTACTCGCACTTGCGAGCCAGGTACGCACCAGGATTGGACCCGTTGCCGTGAGGGGGCAATCTGACGACAGTAGCGCCACTCAGTgtcttccgctgcctctACTCTTATTGAGGCGTCCCGAACGGGCACTGGCTGCGGGCATCTGTATCATCCAGTACTTGCTGCCCAAGGGGAGATGTGCAGAGGCGTCGCATACGGAAGCGGCATAGGGCGGGTTCAAACTACACCGACAGAGACTGTAAAAGGCAACCGCACTGCCACTTGTGCCGCGGTGAATTTCTCATGGCGCAAGTGTATGAGGATTTTACTCCTTGTTTGCAGTGGCAGACACCTATAATTTTTCTGTACGAACCACTTGTTTCTCATGTCCCCACAGTATAATGGTGGTTACCTAGTTAACCAGGTACGTGCAACGTCTTCTGTATGAGCTGGACATAGACCGCTGGTCGTTTCCGGCCAAGGCGGCGGCAACCTTTCAGGTGTGCTGTTTGTTCAGCCGCCGACCCAGGAAGACAGCTACCGATGGTGGCACATAGAACATGAGGGCAAAAACGCCGCCTCCGGCATTGGCGGCACACGGAAATTACCGGTGATGCCGTCCTCTGTAGATTCACTCAACCAGTATCAATCCCGATCGGTCTGCGTGGAACAGCGTGAGCCACAACGATGCTAGAGACATTGGTGTTTTCGGCCACGCAATGCACGATCGATAGCGATGCTTGCCAGCATCAGCCGACGACGGATCCGAATCCGACATCTACGTAATTTGACGGACGGATTGTCCGTTCACTGCCAGGTGCCTCACCTCTCCGGTGGCCTCCGTTCCCACACGTGATCTGCATCGTCGCGTAGAAAGAGTCTTATGACCAGAAGGAAAACACTCTTCATCTGTACCGCATTGCGAGCATCAGCGGCCCAGGTGCCCAGGTTAGAAGGcctcgcggaaggcgagtGCGGGGCCGCAGCGGCTAGAGTAGCCGTTCTCTGTAGCGTGGATGAGAGCGTGTATGTGCCGAATGCGGAGGCTCAGAAGATTATGGACGGCGGTGGCGCTGTGTCTGAGTCTCGTGGCGCAGAAAGGCCCACAGACCAGACTGAATCGCCTCGGCCAAGGTAGGAATTCGTGGggtggagacgcagaagtTCCTTGCGCGATCCCGACTGTTTGTCCCACTTTCTCTATTGCGGCGTACACAAATGGTACCGGTTTGCAGGGCAGCGCTCTAGAACAAGAGCATCCAGCCTCGTTAGCGGCTCGCGCAGGTGGACCCGGTCCTACACGCGCGGGCAGGCAAAATACGCTCCCGTCAGCTGCCAATGAAGTAGCAGTCGGACCCCAGCTCGAATCCGTTGGAGGCGGCGATCGGCAGCACGACCTACACGCAGAAGAGCCAGTGGGGAAGCCTGTGCACGAAGCGAGTGCTGTGAACTCACGGCATTTCACTTCAGCGTCGCAGGTGGGGTCAGACATTAGCCATCGCAACACTGCTGATCCTAAATGTGGATACACACGGCGATGCAGCAACGAAACCGAGGTGAGCTGTCTTTGGAAGTGTACGATCGGCTTCCGTAGAGGCTGTCGACCCTGCCCGCATCAGTATCTGATACCATTCCTGACCTGATCATGGCCCTgagtcgcctgcagcagtgCTGCGCGGGGATGGTGGCGCTCGTGACACTGCATGCCTGTGTGTGCACCAGGAGCAGAACCTCCGAAGAGGCGGCATGGTTGACAATGAAGTTCAAATCAGTAAAAAACAGAAGACAGCTGATGAGAAGAAACTGGCAGACGATTCGAGCCACCCTAAAACCTACAAGCGAAAGCGAGCAGAGCGCCTTGGCAACGTGTCTGAAGTAGTAGTAGCGAGCATCAGCCCGTCATCAGACAGCACGAGCGATGCTGAGCATGATGCAGAGGGCATGCCAACTAGTGGTGAAGATCTCTTCgaacagcagcgccgccttgAACGTAAAATAAGGAGCGCAAACAATTCTATCTCACAGCGGCGGAAATCTGTCGAGGatcagaagaagagagaaaattGGATTCGCGCCCAGCAGAGCACCATGCCCGTAGCAGGCTCCTTTGAAGCCTGGAGTAGACTGGAGGTGGATCTGGAGGGCATTCGGGCCCGACGAAAGCGATCCGAAGAAGGTTTGAGAAAGgtagagcggcggcgggaaaTATATAGGAATCGACTGTGGCGTACAAAGGTACTACGGAAGTTCCTAGGAACACCGCGGCAGCAGATAGAGAATGCTCCGAGCCCCTCTGGCAGGCAatgggctgcggcggcagaagaaagGCCGGCAGCACTCTGGACACTCCCGGCGGCCCCGAAGACTCACCACCTCGGCAACGCTGAGAGCGGTGGCCCCTCCCCACAAGTGCGCGTAGCTGACCTACACGCAGAAGTGGAAGTTCCAGTTACTACGACGAGGACGTCGCCAATCCCCGACGGCAACAGCATGAGCGCATCAACAGAGGAAGCCTATTCCCGGCGTGGAGACACGGAGTGGCACGAGCAGTGGACGGTGGCCACAGGTGTCTCGAGAGCTACGG is drawn from Besnoitia besnoiti strain Bb-Ger1 chromosome VI, whole genome shotgun sequence and contains these coding sequences:
- a CDS encoding transporter, major facilitator family protein (encoded by transcript BESB_068200), with the translated sequence MASEPFIDFKPSKAGLPPIPPSPSQSSAEDEPLVSGEKKKDKKDRLNVMKTKSLMMVNSSAALDGCDDQLLPATFRALERDLNFHPSLLGYITLAQTMCLSLLCPLWGYLSDRHSRKWLLAFGTSAWGLTTTLLGLVSEFWQVTLLRAMNGVFLGSVGPISQSILADTASSKSLGYSFGLIQLCSCIGRLVGGVVTTSVALLDVGVLRGWRVCFFCVGGASIVLGILIAIFLEEIPRKKSRRRAKLLDESGGTGGPAPQPQEEQNWLSFFKDVFSQSLSTPSIVIILAEGLLGTVPWSAFSFNTMYFQYCAMSDLEAAVLTGSLLIGAAAGGVMGGLLGDHLFHWSRGHGRPLVGQVAMLCRIPLLVLAYVVVPKEEDYFYAYFIIALLVGFTSMSGVAVNRPILSDVVRPDHKGTVFAITVALEGSSAAILGAPLVGFLAESAFGYERTSLLVKDMPSHLRLGNAEALAKSLFLLTVIPWSISFFLYGMLHFTYEKDQIALAKIVRDEYEHGDDDEVETAIEGRAGRGMDDPERSGGAVDSSSDSENDMRRPMGEA
- a CDS encoding DTW domain-containing protein (encoded by transcript BESB_068210); amino-acid sequence: MGRSRLLLADPASRGESCSLLPSLRLGELRIDREALRIVCEDRVPSAKADQFPVDVASGEPDGETAWLPRTDAAAADPALSSAALKTCRRHVCEGCGHSRAFWCGSCHQAVGSPEALARIPRLELPLTFHIVRHPKEKATKSSAVPLSILAPGQVHIHMFPDLPPALFTEGDAAAVSAGDVREHGQGARRRLHVLLPDDDATSIDQVNWEEVEGCILLDCTWFQVPGMRRHPALAQLPKISLGAHSSVFWRQHKHNEPCYLSTAECVYYVLLACHEATERDTSQALAKRIKTGQETAIHNESAFPVVEEPGSTKSPGLRISETSQDESEDSVTFSTRRCISSPEKTRRVSPHPRTGCRDPHGFSRPEISRESSSAPDCLDSRPRPTSKQDMEETEKLQENPHVNRGRLYDGRYDNILFYFVLCHSIVLDDQRRRLEERQIKGRLIDNGHI